A portion of the Oncorhynchus clarkii lewisi isolate Uvic-CL-2024 chromosome 27, UVic_Ocla_1.0, whole genome shotgun sequence genome contains these proteins:
- the LOC139385561 gene encoding uncharacterized protein, giving the protein MAASILRRKIPLVCMVDLIIPSLQQANDSQSWGRKGAELLERPHIIGDGQTDWMTEKVDLSSFQSTTESSSSSSSPPSPLEHDVKVPSDLEVMTSLLQEELAQLEDYFRSESTSTKLDKSPKCDKGAQAMGAHSYYQLPYASYSGNQSETSPLVVTLATGELDRVSFCGGPVGRSKMARPAPYNYHHRSYNTCRRIVSDGVNKVGEELEHDTWSAKGSYSGSTEVAVNHCSTLKTVGKSISSVKKVRECGVSLKEEESYCFTEDVFCSEEMTRGFCMAGSFDTHPKREGQLMHGMKVSGYDGMGLEVLHCNKDGGLSGTIPQEPEANDGYYHHHPNVAHTEPYHSFIGEIQEPTQVHGIEPQHGHYLFPECIGDQSYECLSRGESEGPMVDSPIHRQAVQRLKEDPCPLSCLKPGLVSVPLEVHTGERKQKKRDQNKTAAHRYRLRKRAELDILEEELHGLEGQNRELQDKAESVEREIQYVKDLLIEVYKARSQRLKQDASA; this is encoded by the exons ATGGCTGCATCGATCCTTCGCAGGAAAATTCCTCTTGTTTGCATGGTCGACCTCATTATTCCCTCTCTCCAACAAGCTAACGACAGCCAATCCTGGGGAAGGAAGGGGGCGGAGTTATTGGAGAGACCGCACATAATTG GTGATGGTCAGACGGACTGGATGACGGAAAAAGTTGATTTGTCTTCGTTCCAGTCGACTACTGAATCCTCTTCTAGCTCATCTTCTCCGCCCTCACCGTTGGAACATGATGTCAAGGTGCCCTCTGACTTGGAGGTCATGACCTCTCTTTTGCAAGAGGAGCTTGCTCAGCTTGAGGATTACTTCCGGTCTGAATCGACTTCAACCAAATTGGACAAATCACCAAAATGTGACAAAGGCGCCCAAGCAATGGGTGCCCATTCTTACTACCAGTTGCCCTATGCTTCGTACAGTGGCAACCAATCAGAAACAAGCCCACTGGTTGTTACCCTGGCAACAGGGGAACTCGACCGGGTGAGCTTCTGTGGTGGTCCCGTTGGAAGATCCAAAATGGCGAGACCAGCCCCATACAACTATCATCATCGTTCATACAATACTTGCCGAAGAATAGTTTCAGATGGTGTCAACAAAGTTGGAGAGGAACTTGAGCATGACACCTGGAGTGCCAAAGGAAGTTACTCAGGAAGCACAGAGGTGGCTGTTAACCACTGTTCTACATTGAAAACCGTGGGGAAGAGCATTAGCAGTGTTAAGAAAGTCAGAGAATGTGGTGTATCGTTGAAGGAAGAGGAAAGTTATTGTTTTACAGAGGACGTGTTTTGCAGTGAAGAGATGACCAGAGGTTTTTGTATGGCTGGGTCCTTCGATACCCACCCCAAGAGAGAAGGACAGTTGATGCATGGTATGAAGGTTAGCGGTTATGATGGTATGGGGCTGGAGGTCTTGCATTGCAACAAAGATGGTGGACTCTCTGGAACTATTCCTCAAGAGCCAGAGGCAAACGATGGCTATTACCACCACCACCCGAACGTTGCTCATACAGAGCCTTATCATAGCTTTATCGGTGAAATCCAAGAGCCTACACAAGTACATGGTATAGAGCCCCAGCATGGCCACTACCTCTTCCCAGAATGCATCGGAGACCAAAGCTACGAATGTCTgtcaagaggagagagcgaggggccaATGGTGGACTCGCCCATTCACAGGCAAGCAGTACAGAGGCTAAAGGAAGATCCATGCCCCCTGAGCTGCCTCAAACCAGgccttgtctctgtccctctggaaGTACATACCGGAGAACGGAAGCAgaagaagagagaccagaacaaaACAGCTGCTCACAG GTATCGACTGCGTAAGAGGGCGGAGCTGGACATACTGGAGGAGGAGCTTCATGGGCTGGAGGGACAGAACCGGGAGCTCCAGGACAAGGCGGAGTCAGTGGAACGAGAGATTCAATATGTCAAAGATTTACTCATCGAGGTCTACAAAGCCCGTAGTCAACGCCTAAAGCAAGATGCCAGTGCCTAA